A portion of the Bdellovibrio bacteriovorus genome contains these proteins:
- a CDS encoding outer membrane beta-barrel protein yields MKLLRVVLLGCLIAGANAHAADLAGITVNGEVAFDYNFLSTKNVGIPNTGAATNETYRLNSAQILLKKETDQINFLARLAYLPTSVVTTAAPETKTTYNLGTLDQIEAYYKVTPQFHIGFGRFLTTMGYESLLKSENSTYNNTIAYQSIVPGYGEGLRLRYIAGDWLTATLSTYNQSTYSAWGDDYAPTKTTELSATGVLGRLTWFGGYYLGTDSGATAKVEKSASSVWAAYKFADNFSLAITYDSRTFTPDGEHAHWADSTSAVLSYGLNQHNLALRYEMVRGANELVDPVTAATYGNADKVNSLTVTDKIALTENFKVYAEYRMDQADEDVFADEDGNANSKKDASMITLGAIASF; encoded by the coding sequence GTGAAACTTTTGAGAGTCGTCTTATTGGGATGCTTAATTGCGGGTGCAAATGCACACGCCGCAGACCTTGCCGGAATCACCGTCAACGGTGAGGTGGCATTTGATTATAACTTTTTGTCTACAAAAAATGTCGGCATTCCAAACACGGGTGCGGCAACGAATGAAACTTATCGTCTTAATTCGGCTCAAATTCTTCTAAAAAAAGAAACAGATCAAATCAACTTCTTGGCTCGTTTAGCTTATCTTCCAACATCTGTAGTTACTACAGCGGCTCCCGAAACTAAAACGACGTATAATTTAGGAACTTTGGATCAAATCGAAGCTTATTATAAAGTCACTCCTCAATTTCACATTGGGTTTGGTCGCTTCCTAACAACAATGGGCTATGAGTCTTTATTAAAGTCAGAGAACTCTACTTATAATAATACAATCGCTTACCAATCTATCGTTCCAGGATACGGAGAGGGTTTACGTCTTCGTTACATCGCGGGCGACTGGTTGACAGCGACGCTTTCTACTTACAACCAATCTACTTACAGCGCTTGGGGCGATGACTATGCGCCAACAAAAACCACAGAGCTTTCTGCAACGGGTGTTCTTGGTCGTCTTACTTGGTTCGGTGGATACTATTTAGGAACAGACTCTGGAGCGACTGCGAAAGTTGAAAAATCGGCATCGAGCGTTTGGGCCGCTTATAAATTTGCTGATAACTTCTCTTTAGCTATTACTTATGATTCACGCACATTCACTCCAGACGGCGAACATGCGCACTGGGCAGATTCAACAAGTGCTGTTCTTTCTTATGGTTTGAACCAACACAACTTGGCACTACGTTACGAAATGGTTCGCGGCGCCAATGAACTTGTTGATCCTGTGACAGCGGCTACTTATGGAAACGCTGACAAGGTGAATTCTTTGACCGTGACTGATAAGATCGCTTTGACAGAAAACTTCAAAGTCTATGCAGAATATCGCATGGATCAAGCTGACGAAGATGTTTTCGCTGATGAAGATGGAAACGCGAACAGCAAGAAAGACGCCAGCATGATCACGCTCGGCGCGATCGCAAGCTTCTAA